In the genome of Lactiplantibacillus paraplantarum, one region contains:
- a CDS encoding IS5 family transposase (programmed frameshift) translates to MPDYPSNISRAQFALIQPDLENFRKHTRPRRYDLYDVFNAILYSLTTGCQWRELPHDFPEWHTVYRYYDMWRDKPDPTADSLLERLLKKPVASYRFAQGRSARTSFVIVDAQSVKTTDLTKNSGYDGGKKISGIKRHMAVDINGLPQAILVTRANVSDRSGALAMLSLASQNLELVQHVLVDGGYTGNDFADQVKLILNAKTTVAKRNELHTFTVLPQRWIIERSWSWLDKCRRLWKNCERALNSSLQMVVLAFLKIVLKRY, encoded by the exons ATGCCAGATTATCCAAGCAATATTTCTCGAGCGCAATTTGCGTTAATACAACCTGATTTAGAAAACTTCCGCAAGCATACAAGACCGCGTCGTTATGATCTTTATGACGTATTCAATGCCATCCTTTACTCGCTTACTACAGGGTGTCAATGGCGTGAATTACCGCACGATTTCCCGGAATGGCACACTGTCTACCGCTATTACGATATGTGGCGAGATAAACCAGACCCGACAGCTGATTCGCTATTAGAAAGGCTTTTAAAAAAAC CTGTTGCTTCCTATCGTTTTGCACAGGGCCGATCGGCCCGAACGTCGTTTGTGATTGTTGATGCTCAAAGTGTTAAAACCACTGATTTAACGAAAAATAGTGGCTACGATGGCGGCAAAAAGATTTCAGGGATTAAGCGTCATATGGCGGTTGATATTAACGGTTTACCACAAGCCATTCTCGTGACACGAGCTAATGTATCAGATCGTTCAGGTGCATTGGCTATGCTTAGTTTGGCTAGCCAAAATTTAGAGCTGGTTCAGCATGTCCTGGTTGATGGTGGCTACACTGGCAATGACTTTGCGGATCAGGTGAAGCTCATTTTGAATGCTAAGACGACGGTAGCTAAACGCAACGAGTTGCATACGTTCACGGTGTTACCGCAACGATGGATCATTGAACGTTCATGGAGTTGGCTAGACAAATGTCGGCGACTTTGGAAAAACTGTGAACGCGCCCTTAACAGCAGTCTTCAAATGGTTGTATTGGCCTTCCTGAAGATAGTTCTTAAAAGATACTAG